The genomic window GCCTGACTCTTGAATTTTTGATAAAAGGGGAATTGCTTTTAGAAAAGATTCCTTCACATCACGTCATCCTCTTTAAGTAGGTTGTAATATATATTCTCATATTGAGTGACAATAAGTTCTGAGCGAAAGTTATGGTACGCAGTGTTTATGGCCTCTCTGGAAAACCGTTGGTGGAGTTCCTCATTAGTTAGCATAGCGATGCCTTTTTCAGCAATTGCTGGAATATCGCCAAGCTCACATAAATAGCCGTTTTGCCCGTTAGAAATCACTTCTGGAATGCCTCCGACATTTGTTCCGATACAAGGTACTCCACAAGCCATCGCTTCTAGAGCAACTAAACCAAAGCTTTCTTTTTCCGAAAGCAACAGCATTAAATCACTTATGGAATAAAGCTCCTCTAGATTATCCTGCTTACCTAATAAAAGTACCTTTTCATGAATGTCCAATTGGTTTACTAGACCGCAAACGACAGTCATCTCAGGGCCATCACCAACAAGCATCAGCTTGGCAGGGACTTTTTCAGCTATTTTGGCAAATGCTTTTACTACATCCTGAACTCTTTTCACCCCGCGGAAATTTGAAACATGGATGACAACCTTTTCGTCCTCTGTAATCCCATATTCCTTCCGTAAATAAGAAGAATCCATTAAACGGTATACACGCTCATCAATAAAGTTATATACTACTTCAATCTTTTTTTCTGGTTTGATGACATCGTATGTTTGTGCGGTTAAGGAGTTAGAAACTGCCGTAACGGCATCAGATTTTTCTATTCCAAATCGGATTGCTCCCGTTAAAGACTGGTCATAGCCAAGAACGGTAATATCCGTTCCGTGTAAAGTAGTAACAATTTTAATATCGCGTTCACTCATTTGCTTGGCGAGAATGGCACAGACAGCATGTGGAATTGCATAATGGACATGAAGCAAATCAAGATTTTCCCGTTTAATGACTTCAGCCATCTTACTCGCAAGGGCAATATCATATGGAGGATATTGAAAAACAGAATATTGATTTACATCTACTTGATGGTAAAAAATATTTGAATGCATTCTATTTAATCGAAACGGAAGGCTTGAGGTTATGAAATGAATCTCATGCCCTCTTTCAGCAAGCTTTTTACCTAATTCAGTCGCTATAGCTCCAGATCCGCCTACTGTCGGATAACAGGTTATGCCAATTTTTAATTTTGTTTTCATTCGTTTTCACCAAATATTATCTCAAACATCCTGACCACCGCTTTTTCCGTAGACAATTGTTCTCCAAGATAAATCCCCGCGTTCAAGTCCTTTAATCAGGATTTCTGCTGTCCCCATATTTGTAGCTAGCGGGACTGAATATACATCACATAAGCGCATTAATGCAGTCACATCTGGCTCATGGGGCTGCGCTGTTAAAGGATCCCTGAAGAATATCACTATATCCATTTTATTATTTGCTACTAATGCACCAATTTCCTGATCTCCACCAAAAGGGCCAGATTGAAATCTATGAATATTCAAGCCTGTTTCATTAATTAATCTAGAGCCTGTCGTTCCTGTGGCAAAAAGGGTATGCTCAGCTAAAATATTTTTATACGCTGTTACAAAACGTACAAGATCATTCTTTTTTTTATCATGTGCAATCAAAGCTATATTCATCTAATTCCCACCCTTACTAATCCAAGATGTTTTCTAGTCCATAAATTAAAGTATCAATTTTTAACACAGTATCTACAGCATGTTTTACCCCTGACATAAAGGAGGCACGATTATAAGAGTCATGCCGGATTGTTAAGGTTTGTCCTTCTGAACCAAACATCACTTGCTGATGGGCAATTAAACCTGGCAATCTGACTGAATGGATGTGCATCCCTTCAAAATCTGCCCCTCTTGCACCAGAAATTGTTTCCTTTTCGTTCGGATGACCTTGTTTTTTCGGCTCCCTGACCGCTGCAATCATTTCCGCTGTTTTTACTGCTGTTCCTGACGGAGCGTCCAGCTTTTGATCATGATGGAGTTCAATAATTTCTACATCATTGAAATATCTCCCCGCCATTTGTGCAAACTTCATCATTAAAATAGCACCTATGGCAAAATTAGGCGCAATAATACAACCTAGTTCCTTATCACGACATAGCGATTCAAGCTCGTTAAGATCCTCTTTACTGAAGCCTGTTGTTCCGACAACCGGTCTAACCCCATGTGCTAATGCCGTTTTCGTATGGAGCATGCCATATTCAGGCGTAGTTAAATCGATAAGGACATCTGTATCAATTTCCTGGAAGCATTGAGACATATCAGTATAGATAGGAATATCAATTCCGCTAAAACCATCAAAATTACTGAGCAAGCCTCCTCCATTTTTGTGATCAACTACTGCTACGAGCTGATAATTATCAGTTTCCTGCACGAGCTGAACGGCTTCTCTTCCCATTCTTCCTCTTGCTCCTGCAATGACAATTTTGATTTTTTCCATGTTATTTATCCCCCTGATCTTCAATTCTTGTCCAACGGTCTTTATCACGAGTATTAAATTTATTCATTACTCCATTATGTGCAGTTTCAAGATCAATATTTAATGAATTAGCTAGGCATATGAGGACAAATAACGTATCCCCCAATTCTTCTTCAATCGCTTTTTCTGTTTCGGTAGCTTTTTTCGGTTTCTCACCGTATTGATGATTGATCTCTCTTGCAAGCTCGCCTAGCTCCTCTGTTAGCCTTGCCAACATAGCAAGAGGACTAAAATACCCTTCTTTAAATTGGCTTATGTATGTATCCACTTCTTCTTGCAAATCTTTCATTGTTTTTTCTTGCACGCTTAATTTCATCCCTTCTTATGTTTAAAGGTAAACCTACTATTTCCCTTCTTTCATGTTAGCTAAACGATAGTTCTTTTACAAATATTTTTTATTAAATATAAGGTGGATCCGTTTGTCAAACTCCCTTGACTTTATCCTTGATAAACGGGCACAATAATTTATGTAGGAAATTGGAAGCGGAGGATTTTATATGAAATTGAAAAATAGTTTTTTTATCTTGTTTGGAGCTGCTATCTTTTCTTTCGGCATCGTTCATTTTAATATGCAAAATAATTTATCAGAAGGCGGATTTACTGGAATTACCCTTCTTTTATATTTCCTATTTAAATGGGATCCTTCGTATACAAACTTATTGTTAAATATCCCGCTATTTTTTATAGGCTGGAAATTACTCGGAAAACAGTCATTCCTCTATACAATTCTCGGTACTGTCAGCGTATCAGTCTTTTTATGGATATTTCAGCGTAATCAAATACATATGCCCCTTAATGAAGACCTAACACTTGCTGCATTATTTGCTGGTGTTTTTATCGGTATAGGCCTAGGGATAATATTCCGTTTTGGGGGAACAACTGGCGGAGTTGATATTATCGCAAGATTAGTGAACAAATACGCAGGCATAAGCATGGGGAGAACAATGTTCATATTTGATGCTGCTGTCATTACACTATCATTAATTTTTTATTTATCCTATCAAGAGGCAATGTATACACTTGTTGCAGTATTTGTCGGAGCAAGAGTAATTGATTTTATGCAGGAAGGCGCCTATTCCGCAAGAGGAGCAATGATTATTTCTGATTTAAATGATGAAATAGCCGAAAAGATTATGACAGAAATGGAACGTGGCGTGACTGTCCTTAGAGGATATGGATCCTTTACTAAAAAGGATCGGGAAGTTTTATACTGTGTAGTTGGAAAGAATGAGATAATCCGTTTAAAAAATGTTGTTAACTCTGTTGATCCCCATGCCTTTGTTTCGGTTACAGTTGTCCACGATGTGTTAGGGGAAGGCTTTACATTGGATGAAAATAAAAAGCCAATTGAACATTAATACATAACAAAACCAGCCAAATGGCTGGTTTTAGTCTTGTCTTTGCATTCCAGTATAAATAAGGATTAAGCGGAGTAATTCTAAGACGGCAACTGCAGCTGCTGCTACATAAGTAAGTGCTGCAGCATTTAGCACCTTTCTCGTTTCCCTTTCTTCATCGTTTCTGATGATGCCAAGTGATACGATTTGATCCATCGCACGGTTGGATGCATTAAATTCAACTGGAAGAGTGACAAGTTGGAAGACTACAGCTGACGCCATAAAAATAATGCCAAGTAACACAAATCCGCTTAAACCTGCAAAGAAACCGATCATAATTAGGATCCAAGAAAAATTGGAACCGATATTTGCGACTGGAACAAGCGTATGGCGGAAACGTAAAGGTGCGTATTCCTGCTGATCCTGTATGGCATGACCGACTTCATGGGCTGCAATTGCCGCAGCGGCTACGGAGTGACCATGGAAATTTGCAGTTGACAGCCTTACTGTTTTAGAACGCGGATCATAATGGTCTGTTAAATGACCTCTTACTTCCTCAACACTTACATGGAATAATCCATTCGAGTCCAGAATTCGTCTTGCAACCTCCGCACCTCTCATATGTGATGAGGCTGGGACTTTTGAAAATTTTGTATATGAGCCCTTCACTCTCATTTGCGCCCATAGCGGAATCAAAATAATGATAGCAAAGTATATAAGGTACCCACCCATTGCTATCCCTCCTTATTCAGCTTTTCTCAGATGCAACATCTAATATGTTGGTAGAACAAATAAGCCCACTCCTCAAAATAAGTAAAGCTTATTATATTATTGTATTTTTGCTGAAAGATGGCGTCAATCTTTTTGCCTTCTGGAAAGGGATTTCTCCTTTTCCTTATCTCCCTTATATTTTCTCCAGCCAACGTAGGATAATGTAAGAATAATGATGCTTCCTGTTGAAATGATCACCCACCATAAGGAAGGATCTGCTTCGTCTTCAGTCATTTCATCAAATAATAGCTGTAAATCTGCCTCTAATGCTTCGAGCTCCATTTGGCTGGCTGATTCCGTTAATACTTGAGGACGATATTTATCAATAAAATCGATTTTTGCATCTAATCTTTGTATCTGTTCTCTATCCACATTGATTTTTATACTGGGATAAATCATGTCATACAATGATAAAAATGAATTCAATGTACTATGAAATTGCTGTTTATCACCAGTGTAAGCAGCTTCCTTTACCTCTGAAAAAACAGTCATAATGGGTGATTCCATTTCAGTCCATAACGGTTGATATGGTGAAGTAATAGCATCCATAACAAGCCTGAACTTCGTTACGCGGTTAATTTTCTCATCATGATTCATTGTAGCGTTGGCAGTAGCCTGTACAGCCTCATCATGAGAAATCGTTAAGATCCTCAACTCATCCGCAGTAAATGAGATTTCTTTTCCCGTTACTGAAACAAATTGTTCTGAGAAATAATCTAGAAGCTTTTTGGCATCTTCATACCGATGAAGCTTAACCATCTGCAATGCTTCATCCGATAATTGATCCAATCTATCTACAGGTGAGGTTTCGTTTGCGATAACTGATATAGGCAATAATAGAAAACATATAATGACTGTAACAATAAACCTAGCTTTCATTCTTGTCCCCCCTCAAATTACTATTAAATATCTATGAGAGATGGGACAAGGTTATACCTATTCAATAAGAATTCAATTTTAAGGTAAATCGATTTTTTCTTAATGTAAAAAAAGCAGTAACGCCTATAGAGAACAAGCTCAGCCAAAATGTAAAATAACCAATTTGTGGCGTATATAAGTCTAAAATAGGGTAACGAGGAAGCATAAAAAACACATAATCTATTACATCATTATGTAATGTCCAAATACTTGTAACAACTAAATGCCAAATTTTAATACGATAAAATGGAGCATACAGCACACCTTGAACAGCCATGGCACCATGAGAAAGTATTAGCATGAGGGCAACTAAATCCAATTCTCCTGTTACATTAAAAACTAGCAAATTCATCACTACAGCCCATACTCCATATTTAATGAGTGTTACAATAGCCAATGCTTCAAAAAGGGGCCAGTTTTTCCCAAGCAAAAAGGCAATCAATACGAAAACAAAAAACAAACTAGCTGTTGGACTGTCTGGAACAAAAGGCAAGAAAATGGGCGGTGTCTCAACGAGTTGCCACTTATACCAAATATACCCGTAAATGGTCCCTGCTATATTCACGATTAATAACAGCCATAGTACGGCTCGGTGAGCAAGGATAGGATAAATCCACTTCATGAAGATCCTCTTTTCTATTTTAATTATCTATATTGATTATTTTACCATAGAGATTTTATTATAGCCGGCTAGAAAGTTTTTTTATGCTTTTGAGCATAAAAAAAAAGCTGACGCGAAATCGTCAGCTTTTTTTATTTATTTACTTGTTAAACCTGAAATATATTCAGCAAGTACTTGTAATTCTTCATCCGTACCTTTGAACATACCAGGAGGCATGCTGCCAACACCATTTTTCGCAATCTCTGAAACTTCTTCTGGAGTTAATCCAGTGTCGATAAGAGCAGGTGAACCTGCACCACCGGTAAGTTCAGCTCCGTGACATGACAAGCAATTGTTTGATTCCAGAAGTTTATAGCCTTCTGCTTCAGTATCAATATCAACTTCTGCTACGATTTTCCCTTGGTTTGCAGCAGCTTCCCAGTCATGATAAGCTACAGACTGCCAAGTTAGGAATGTAATACCTGCAATAGCTAAAAGCATAAATCCAGTTGCTAATGGTCGTTTAGATGGTCTGCGTTCAGGACCACGGTCAATAAATGGTGCTAACAGTAAAGCCCCAAATGCTAGACCTGGAATAATAAACGCACCTACTGCATTGTATGGTCCAGATGCATAAGTATACTTAAGCAATTGGTATAAGAATAAGAAATACCAGTCTGGAAGCGGAATATAAGCTGTATCAC from Bacillus sp. DTU_2020_1000418_1_SI_GHA_SEK_038 includes these protein-coding regions:
- the bshA gene encoding N-acetyl-alpha-D-glucosaminyl L-malate synthase BshA, which produces MKTKLKIGITCYPTVGGSGAIATELGKKLAERGHEIHFITSSLPFRLNRMHSNIFYHQVDVNQYSVFQYPPYDIALASKMAEVIKRENLDLLHVHYAIPHAVCAILAKQMSERDIKIVTTLHGTDITVLGYDQSLTGAIRFGIEKSDAVTAVSNSLTAQTYDVIKPEKKIEVVYNFIDERVYRLMDSSYLRKEYGITEDEKVVIHVSNFRGVKRVQDVVKAFAKIAEKVPAKLMLVGDGPEMTVVCGLVNQLDIHEKVLLLGKQDNLEELYSISDLMLLLSEKESFGLVALEAMACGVPCIGTNVGGIPEVISNGQNGYLCELGDIPAIAEKGIAMLTNEELHQRFSREAINTAYHNFRSELIVTQYENIYYNLLKEDDVM
- the mgsA gene encoding methylglyoxal synthase, coding for MNIALIAHDKKKNDLVRFVTAYKNILAEHTLFATGTTGSRLINETGLNIHRFQSGPFGGDQEIGALVANNKMDIVIFFRDPLTAQPHEPDVTALMRLCDVYSVPLATNMGTAEILIKGLERGDLSWRTIVYGKSGGQDV
- the dapB gene encoding 4-hydroxy-tetrahydrodipicolinate reductase, which gives rise to MEKIKIVIAGARGRMGREAVQLVQETDNYQLVAVVDHKNGGGLLSNFDGFSGIDIPIYTDMSQCFQEIDTDVLIDLTTPEYGMLHTKTALAHGVRPVVGTTGFSKEDLNELESLCRDKELGCIIAPNFAIGAILMMKFAQMAGRYFNDVEIIELHHDQKLDAPSGTAVKTAEMIAAVREPKKQGHPNEKETISGARGADFEGMHIHSVRLPGLIAHQQVMFGSEGQTLTIRHDSYNRASFMSGVKHAVDTVLKIDTLIYGLENILD
- a CDS encoding nucleotide pyrophosphohydrolase: MQEKTMKDLQEEVDTYISQFKEGYFSPLAMLARLTEELGELAREINHQYGEKPKKATETEKAIEEELGDTLFVLICLANSLNIDLETAHNGVMNKFNTRDKDRWTRIEDQGDK
- a CDS encoding YitT family protein, which encodes MKLKNSFFILFGAAIFSFGIVHFNMQNNLSEGGFTGITLLLYFLFKWDPSYTNLLLNIPLFFIGWKLLGKQSFLYTILGTVSVSVFLWIFQRNQIHMPLNEDLTLAALFAGVFIGIGLGIIFRFGGTTGGVDIIARLVNKYAGISMGRTMFIFDAAVITLSLIFYLSYQEAMYTLVAVFVGARVIDFMQEGAYSARGAMIISDLNDEIAEKIMTEMERGVTVLRGYGSFTKKDREVLYCVVGKNEIIRLKNVVNSVDPHAFVSVTVVHDVLGEGFTLDENKKPIEH
- a CDS encoding zinc metallopeptidase gives rise to the protein MGGYLIYFAIIILIPLWAQMRVKGSYTKFSKVPASSHMRGAEVARRILDSNGLFHVSVEEVRGHLTDHYDPRSKTVRLSTANFHGHSVAAAAIAAHEVGHAIQDQQEYAPLRFRHTLVPVANIGSNFSWILIMIGFFAGLSGFVLLGIIFMASAVVFQLVTLPVEFNASNRAMDQIVSLGIIRNDEERETRKVLNAAALTYVAAAAVAVLELLRLILIYTGMQRQD
- the ypjB gene encoding sporulation protein YpjB; translation: MKARFIVTVIICFLLLPISVIANETSPVDRLDQLSDEALQMVKLHRYEDAKKLLDYFSEQFVSVTGKEISFTADELRILTISHDEAVQATANATMNHDEKINRVTKFRLVMDAITSPYQPLWTEMESPIMTVFSEVKEAAYTGDKQQFHSTLNSFLSLYDMIYPSIKINVDREQIQRLDAKIDFIDKYRPQVLTESASQMELEALEADLQLLFDEMTEDEADPSLWWVIISTGSIIILTLSYVGWRKYKGDKEKEKSLSRRQKD
- a CDS encoding DUF1405 domain-containing protein encodes the protein MKWIYPILAHRAVLWLLLIVNIAGTIYGYIWYKWQLVETPPIFLPFVPDSPTASLFFVFVLIAFLLGKNWPLFEALAIVTLIKYGVWAVVMNLLVFNVTGELDLVALMLILSHGAMAVQGVLYAPFYRIKIWHLVVTSIWTLHNDVIDYVFFMLPRYPILDLYTPQIGYFTFWLSLFSIGVTAFFTLRKNRFTLKLNSY
- a CDS encoding menaquinol-cytochrome c reductase cytochrome b/c subunit; translation: MHRGKGMKFVGDSRVPAERKPNIPKDYSEYPGKTEAFWPNFLLKEWMVGAVFLIGFLCLTIAHEPPLEKIADPSDTAYIPLPDWYFLFLYQLLKYTYASGPYNAVGAFIIPGLAFGALLLAPFIDRGPERRPSKRPLATGFMLLAIAGITFLTWQSVAYHDWEAAANQGKIVAEVDIDTEAEGYKLLESNNCLSCHGAELTGGAGSPALIDTGLTPEEVSEIAKNGVGSMPPGMFKGTDEELQVLAEYISGLTSK